A single genomic interval of Flavobacterium sp. N2820 harbors:
- a CDS encoding DoxX family membrane protein, with amino-acid sequence MTQVAPLLVLAFLAITFLQSGYDKMKDWKGNVEWLNGHFANTVLAKQVPFALGIVLLLEIVSGVLCVSGIIQNIMQDVVIKGLGFYGAILSCVTLLFLLFGQRLAKDYDGARTIVIYFIPAVMLVNWLS; translated from the coding sequence ATGACACAAGTAGCTCCACTATTAGTTTTGGCTTTTTTAGCAATTACTTTTTTACAATCTGGATATGATAAAATGAAAGACTGGAAAGGTAATGTCGAATGGTTAAATGGACATTTTGCCAACACCGTTTTAGCGAAACAAGTTCCTTTTGCTTTAGGAATTGTATTGCTTTTAGAAATTGTTTCGGGTGTTTTATGTGTTTCGGGTATTATTCAAAACATCATGCAAGATGTGGTGATAAAAGGTTTAGGCTTTTATGGCGCCATTTTATCTTGTGTTACTTTATTATTTCTTTTGTTTGGACAACGATTAGCAAAAGATTATGATGGTGCAAGAACTATTGTAATTTACTTTATTCCAGCTGTAATGTTGGTAAACTGGTTGAGTTAA
- a CDS encoding helix-turn-helix domain-containing protein has protein sequence MEPLSAAATYTLRFINQTNKSIFLTGKAGTGKTTLLKEIIATTHKNTVVVAPTGIAALNANGVTIHSMFQLPFAAFIPDNKQLPHFSDTVKFENRDSLGRHFKMNNVKRSVIRNMELLVIDEVSMLRADVLDAMDFMMRKVRRNERPFGGVQVLFIGDLLQLPPVVKNEEWEMLKNYYRGMFFFHSHIIQQYPPLYIELDKIFRQTDAEFIDVLNNLRHNKITSEDVKILNQFVQPDFDLKKNKGFIILTTHNSKADTINAKSLQDLEGKQFTYLPEITGDFPEKIFPLDEKLQLKVGSQVMFVKNDLNFEKQYYNGKMGVIKSLTEKEIFVHFPEENKTIEVERYEWQNIRYKINENTKEIEEDVIGTFVHYPIKLAWAITVHKSQGLTFDKAALDVSQVFAPGQAYVALSRLRSLKGLILLSPLRMNGISSDEEVLNYAENKASEEILQHSLAKETLIFWLNTLLNSFDFKELGQEWRNHLFSYNSEAPKSPKTKHNDWAKTQQEKIAEILEPSGKFLSQLQKIFYDENLDVNFVKERCDAAYQYFFKTLDTVAEELLLKIEEVKRIKKVKTFYDELLALEELQIKAILQLKKAKLLTNIIVEGKEITKENLVSEEISTYKINKLVVVAERFRTSHAALVEDDEDVSYYTDSKKKKTKEPKKSTIEDTLELWKQNLSIYEIAKQRKLTPQTIYNHFTKLIQMEIVQLSDILPEDKISDLKAAFKDFKGESLGELKEIHGDTFTWDELRLYKASITN, from the coding sequence ATGGAACCATTATCAGCCGCAGCCACTTACACCCTTAGATTTATTAATCAAACCAATAAATCCATTTTTCTTACCGGAAAAGCAGGAACCGGAAAAACCACTCTTTTAAAAGAAATTATTGCCACAACACATAAAAATACAGTTGTTGTAGCACCTACCGGAATTGCTGCTTTGAATGCAAATGGCGTTACAATTCATTCGATGTTTCAATTGCCCTTTGCCGCTTTCATCCCTGATAACAAACAACTTCCACACTTTTCTGACACTGTAAAATTTGAAAATCGCGATTCGTTAGGTCGCCATTTCAAGATGAACAACGTGAAACGTTCTGTAATCCGAAATATGGAATTGTTGGTAATCGACGAAGTTTCTATGCTCCGTGCCGATGTACTGGATGCCATGGATTTTATGATGCGAAAAGTCAGAAGAAACGAAAGACCTTTCGGCGGAGTTCAAGTTTTATTTATAGGAGATTTACTACAATTACCGCCAGTGGTAAAAAATGAAGAATGGGAAATGCTAAAGAATTATTATCGAGGCATGTTCTTTTTTCATTCCCATATCATCCAACAATATCCGCCGTTGTATATTGAGTTGGATAAAATTTTTCGTCAAACCGATGCCGAATTTATTGATGTTTTAAACAATTTACGTCACAATAAAATCACTTCCGAAGACGTCAAGATTCTAAATCAATTTGTACAACCCGATTTTGATCTCAAGAAAAATAAAGGATTCATCATTTTAACTACTCACAATTCCAAAGCGGATACCATAAACGCAAAGTCTTTACAAGATCTTGAAGGCAAGCAATTCACCTATTTACCTGAAATTACAGGCGATTTTCCAGAGAAAATATTTCCATTAGACGAAAAATTACAACTTAAAGTTGGTTCGCAAGTCATGTTTGTTAAAAATGATTTGAATTTCGAAAAGCAATATTATAACGGAAAAATGGGTGTCATTAAATCATTAACCGAAAAAGAAATTTTTGTTCACTTTCCAGAAGAAAATAAAACCATAGAAGTAGAACGTTATGAATGGCAAAACATTCGTTATAAGATCAATGAAAATACCAAAGAAATTGAAGAAGATGTAATTGGAACATTTGTCCACTACCCTATCAAGTTAGCATGGGCAATTACAGTACATAAAAGTCAAGGGTTAACATTTGACAAAGCAGCGCTTGATGTATCGCAAGTTTTTGCACCTGGACAAGCCTATGTGGCTTTATCGCGTTTGCGTTCGTTAAAAGGGCTTATTTTGCTTTCTCCGTTACGAATGAATGGCATTTCAAGTGATGAGGAAGTACTCAATTATGCCGAAAATAAAGCTTCCGAAGAAATCTTACAACATTCATTAGCTAAAGAAACATTGATTTTTTGGTTGAATACACTACTTAATTCATTTGATTTCAAAGAATTAGGTCAAGAATGGCGCAATCATTTGTTCAGTTATAATTCTGAAGCACCAAAATCGCCTAAAACCAAACACAACGATTGGGCAAAAACCCAACAAGAAAAAATAGCCGAAATTTTAGAACCTTCCGGAAAATTTCTATCGCAATTACAGAAAATTTTCTACGATGAAAATTTGGATGTTAATTTTGTAAAAGAACGATGTGATGCAGCTTATCAATACTTTTTTAAAACATTAGATACTGTAGCCGAAGAATTATTATTAAAAATTGAAGAAGTAAAACGCATCAAAAAAGTAAAAACGTTTTATGATGAATTATTGGCTTTAGAAGAACTTCAAATTAAAGCGATTTTACAACTTAAAAAAGCGAAATTACTTACGAATATCATTGTAGAAGGTAAAGAAATTACGAAAGAAAATTTAGTTTCTGAAGAAATTAGTACATACAAAATCAATAAGTTAGTGGTTGTGGCAGAACGTTTTAGAACTTCGCATGCCGCTTTGGTGGAAGACGACGAAGATGTTTCGTATTACACCGATTCGAAAAAGAAAAAAACAAAAGAACCAAAGAAATCCACCATTGAAGATACTTTGGAATTGTGGAAACAAAACCTATCAATTTACGAAATTGCAAAACAGCGAAAACTCACACCACAAACCATCTACAACCATTTTACCAAGTTGATTCAAATGGAAATCGTGCAACTTTCAGACATTTTACCAGAAGATAAAATTTCCGATTTAAAAGCGGCTTTTAAAGATTTTAAAGGCGAAAGTTTAGGCGAATTAAAAGAAATTCACGGCGATACATTCACTTGGGACGAATTGCGTTTGTATAAAGCAAGTATAACAAATTAA
- a CDS encoding OmpH family outer membrane protein: MKKAILILGVALSILACNKSETSAKEFKTAYIDTAKLLEENVQAQEMKDRYNVKSEEMGRELQAEAKNFQTDFELARAQAQVKGPAWAQAKGEEMQRREEQLNIKQQALVRQIQEESGKEMDSLVKDIKEFISDYAKKNDYDYVYDSPGVIYAKESNDITKEVTKLLNDKYKSSSKKDDKVATKEEDKK, encoded by the coding sequence ATGAAAAAAGCCATTTTAATTTTAGGAGTTGCATTAAGCATATTAGCTTGTAACAAATCTGAAACATCTGCAAAAGAATTCAAAACTGCATATATAGACACTGCTAAATTGTTGGAAGAAAATGTACAAGCTCAAGAAATGAAAGACAGATATAATGTTAAATCTGAAGAAATGGGTAGAGAATTGCAAGCAGAAGCAAAAAATTTTCAAACAGATTTTGAATTAGCTAGAGCGCAAGCTCAAGTAAAAGGACCAGCATGGGCTCAAGCTAAAGGTGAAGAAATGCAAAGAAGAGAGGAACAATTAAATATAAAACAGCAAGCTTTAGTAAGACAGATTCAAGAAGAAAGCGGAAAAGAAATGGATAGTTTGGTAAAAGATATTAAAGAATTTATCAGTGATTATGCAAAGAAAAATGATTATGACTATGTATACGATAGTCCGGGTGTTATTTATGCTAAAGAATCTAATGACATTACTAAAGAAGTAACAAAGTTGTTAAATGATAAATATAAGTCATCTTCAAAAAAAGACGATAAAGTAGCCACTAAAGAAGAAGATAAAAAATAG
- a CDS encoding class I SAM-dependent methyltransferase has protein sequence MNFLEDKSFITVKDFSVSGESFSLLLNEEYQLLKTHPQPTLDKLGSYYEFEDYISHTDGKRTLFEKMYHFVKRNAIRKKVSLIHSYQPLKGRILDIGAGTGDFLLEAKNQNWEILGIEPNDKAKGIALGKGIKFGDTIEKLESNSFDVITMWHVLEHVPDVEHQVAELKRLLKPSGTIIIAVPNFKSYDAKHYGAFWAAYDVPRHLWHFSKTAIEKLFDKQNMNLEDVKPMWFDSFYVSLLSEKYKTGKMNFVSGFFIGLISNLSGLFKKEFSSHIYVLKNK, from the coding sequence ATGAATTTTTTAGAAGATAAAAGTTTTATTACCGTTAAAGATTTTTCAGTTTCCGGAGAATCTTTTTCCTTGTTGTTAAATGAAGAATACCAACTCTTAAAAACACATCCGCAACCTACTTTGGATAAACTAGGTTCATATTATGAATTTGAAGATTATATTTCGCACACGGATGGAAAACGGACGTTGTTTGAAAAAATGTATCATTTCGTAAAAAGAAATGCTATTCGTAAAAAAGTGAGTTTAATTCATTCGTACCAACCTCTAAAGGGAAGAATTTTAGATATTGGTGCTGGAACAGGTGATTTTCTTTTAGAAGCAAAAAATCAAAATTGGGAAATTCTTGGGATTGAACCTAACGATAAAGCAAAAGGAATTGCTTTAGGTAAAGGAATTAAGTTTGGGGATACGATTGAAAAACTAGAAAGCAATTCATTTGATGTGATAACGATGTGGCATGTTTTAGAACATGTTCCAGATGTCGAACATCAAGTAGCTGAATTGAAACGATTATTAAAACCTTCAGGAACAATTATCATTGCGGTTCCAAATTTCAAATCGTACGATGCAAAACATTACGGAGCATTTTGGGCCGCTTATGATGTGCCAAGACATTTGTGGCATTTTTCAAAAACAGCTATCGAAAAATTATTCGACAAACAAAACATGAACCTAGAAGATGTTAAACCAATGTGGTTTGATAGTTTTTATGTTTCACTTTTATCTGAAAAATACAAAACAGGAAAAATGAATTTTGTTTCTGGGTTTTTTATAGGTTTGATTTCAAATCTTTCTGGATTGTTCAAAAAAGAGTTTTCTTCGCATATTTATGTGCTAAAAAACAAGTAA
- the mnmG gene encoding tRNA uridine-5-carboxymethylaminomethyl(34) synthesis enzyme MnmG, with translation MFLNQYDVIVVGAGHAGCEAAAAAANMGCSTLLVTMNLQNIAQMSCNPAMGGIAKGQIVREIDALGGYSGIVSDKTAIQFKMLNKSKGPAMWSPRVQSDRMRFSDEWRTMLENTPNLDFYQEMVAGIIAENGKIVGVKTSLGVEIKAKSVVLTNGTFLNGLIHIGDKQFGGGRAGESASFGITEDLVKLGFESGRMKTGTPPRVDGRSLDFSKMTEQPGDEVPEKFSYSNLTAPLKTQRSCWMSYTSLEVHDILREGFDRSPMFNGRIKSLGPRYCPSIEDKINRFADKERHQLFVEPEGWTTCEYYINGFSTSLPEDVQFKALRSVTGFEHVKFFRPGYAIEYDYFPPTQLQHTLETKLVEGLYFAGQINGTTGYEEAASQGLMAGINAALKVQNREPFILKRDEAYIGVLIDDLITKGTEEPYRMFTSRAEYRTLLRQDNADFRLTPKAFEIGLAKEDRLIRMEQKFSQSDAMVNFFKETSLKPEEANPILEAKGSAPMSQPDKMFKVFSRPQLDLEDFRKFKKVAAYIEEHDLDREVVEQAEIQVKYSGYIEKEKNNADKLTRLEDMIIPDNFNFDKIQSISIEAKQKLNKIRPRTIAQASRISGVSPSDISVLLIYMGR, from the coding sequence ATGTTTTTAAATCAATATGATGTAATTGTTGTGGGTGCTGGTCACGCCGGTTGTGAAGCTGCTGCCGCTGCTGCCAATATGGGGTGCTCTACCCTTTTGGTGACAATGAATCTTCAAAACATTGCGCAGATGTCGTGTAATCCTGCTATGGGTGGAATTGCAAAAGGACAAATTGTGCGTGAAATCGATGCGTTAGGCGGATATTCCGGAATTGTTTCAGACAAGACAGCGATTCAATTCAAGATGTTGAATAAATCAAAAGGTCCTGCGATGTGGTCGCCAAGAGTGCAATCTGACAGAATGCGTTTTTCGGATGAGTGGAGAACGATGTTGGAGAATACACCTAACTTGGATTTCTATCAAGAAATGGTGGCTGGAATTATAGCTGAGAACGGAAAGATTGTTGGAGTCAAAACTTCGCTTGGAGTTGAAATTAAAGCAAAGTCAGTTGTGTTGACAAACGGGACTTTTTTGAACGGTTTGATTCATATTGGTGACAAACAATTCGGTGGTGGCCGTGCAGGTGAAAGTGCTTCTTTTGGAATTACAGAAGATTTAGTGAAACTTGGTTTTGAATCAGGAAGAATGAAAACCGGAACGCCTCCACGTGTTGATGGCCGTTCTTTGGATTTTTCTAAAATGACTGAACAGCCTGGTGATGAAGTTCCAGAGAAATTCTCGTATTCTAATTTAACCGCCCCATTAAAAACACAACGTTCTTGTTGGATGTCTTATACTTCATTAGAAGTGCATGATATTTTACGTGAAGGTTTTGATCGTAGTCCAATGTTTAACGGAAGAATAAAAAGTCTTGGCCCAAGATATTGTCCTTCGATTGAAGATAAGATTAACCGTTTTGCAGATAAAGAACGTCACCAGCTTTTTGTTGAACCTGAAGGTTGGACAACATGTGAATATTACATCAACGGATTTTCAACTTCATTACCAGAAGATGTTCAGTTTAAAGCATTGCGTTCCGTAACTGGATTTGAGCATGTGAAATTTTTCAGACCTGGTTATGCTATTGAATACGATTACTTCCCTCCTACACAATTGCAACACACTTTAGAAACTAAATTAGTAGAAGGTTTGTATTTTGCAGGACAAATTAATGGAACCACAGGTTATGAAGAAGCGGCTTCTCAAGGATTAATGGCAGGAATAAATGCAGCGTTAAAAGTGCAAAATAGAGAGCCATTTATATTAAAAAGAGATGAGGCTTACATCGGTGTTCTTATCGACGATTTGATTACAAAAGGCACAGAAGAACCCTATCGAATGTTTACTTCTCGTGCTGAATACAGAACATTATTGCGTCAAGATAATGCTGATTTTAGATTAACACCTAAAGCATTTGAAATTGGTTTAGCGAAAGAAGACCGTTTGATTCGTATGGAACAAAAATTTTCACAATCGGATGCGATGGTGAATTTCTTTAAAGAAACAAGTTTAAAACCTGAAGAAGCAAATCCAATTTTGGAAGCTAAAGGTTCTGCTCCAATGAGTCAACCCGATAAAATGTTTAAAGTCTTTTCTCGTCCGCAATTGGATTTGGAAGATTTTAGAAAGTTTAAAAAAGTAGCTGCTTACATTGAAGAACATGATTTGGATCGCGAAGTTGTTGAACAAGCCGAAATTCAAGTAAAATATTCTGGTTACATCGAAAAGGAAAAAAACAATGCGGATAAGTTGACTCGTTTAGAAGATATGATTATTCCAGATAATTTTAATTTCGATAAAATTCAATCGATTTCAATTGAGGCCAAACAAAAATTAAATAAAATACGACCTCGAACTATCGCACAAGCTTCTCGTATTAGCGGAGTTTCACCGAGTGATATTTCGGTGTTGTTAATATACATGGGAAGATAA
- the ybeY gene encoding rRNA maturation RNase YbeY gives MISFNYETDFKLDNEAQYEDWISRIIESEGFDEGEINYIFCDDDYLHKINVEYLDHDTLTDIISFDYTVGNVLQGDIFVSVERVKDNANDFNVPFDDELKRVLSHGVLHYCGYKDKSPKDEALMRSKEEEKMQMFHVEH, from the coding sequence ATGATTAGTTTTAATTACGAAACAGATTTCAAACTCGATAATGAAGCCCAATATGAAGATTGGATTTCTCGTATAATTGAATCCGAAGGATTTGATGAAGGCGAAATCAATTATATCTTTTGTGATGACGATTACTTACATAAAATTAATGTAGAATATTTAGATCATGATACATTAACAGACATCATCAGTTTTGATTACACGGTAGGAAATGTATTACAAGGCGATATTTTCGTTTCTGTAGAACGAGTTAAGGATAATGCGAATGATTTTAACGTTCCTTTTGATGATGAACTAAAACGTGTATTGTCGCACGGTGTCTTGCACTATTGTGGATACAAAGATAAGTCACCTAAAGATGAAGCTTTGATGCGTTCTAAAGAAGAAGAAAAAATGCAAATGTTTCACGTGGAACATTAA
- a CDS encoding DUF4175 family protein, protein MEAKGIIFDKLEAFIKKFYTNELIKGVILFIGLGLLYFIFTLLIEYFLWLSTSGRTILFWLFVGVESFLLFRFIAFPLFKLFKLQQGINYEQASRIIGNHFSEVQDKLLNFLQLANQNQNSELLAASIEQKAASLQPIPFSNAVNFAKNKKLLPYAILPILLLILFFVTGNSAVISNSFDRVVHFQTKYAPPAPFEFVVLNKSLTAQQNSDFVLQVKTQGKVMPENIAIQIGDEEYFLQSTKPGVFEYTFSKLSKDVDFSLQANGLNSKEYQIKVVDVPTIANFEMVLQYPSYLGKKSEVIQGTGNAVVPEGTVVNWRINALATDKVSFKTNNQVSVFASKENNFSLSRRIMDNLSYEVITSNRNINEFEKLSYQIATIKDQFPTISVQIAPDSLKLKSKMMIGQVADDHGLSKLQVIFYPKGNPSAIRKANLAINKQAVDQFIYSFPNGLSIEEGVNYEYYFEVFDNDLVNNYKSTKSSVFLHYELTEDQKEDKQLQEQNENINSLEKSLQNQEKQISELDKLQKINKEKSTLDFKDQKKVEDFINRQKQQDEMMKEFTKKLSENLEEFNPKSLDKEKEELLRRLEEAEKQSEKNEKLLKELEELSKKLEKEELFDKADKLKQNAKNQKQNLEQLVELTKRFYVEKKAEQIADKLDKLSEKQDKLSEDAKENTKKNQDEINKEFEDIQKELQELDKENQDLKAPMDIPNDKNEQEDVKEDLEKATDELQKQNQQKAKPKQKSAASKMKQMGKKMAASMAAGEMDQMQEDAKVLRQILDNLLAFSFDEEKLIKTTNATQTRSLELNKVLKKQQDLKLQFKHVDDSLFAVSLRNPKISETILKEIGEIHYNLDKSLETLADNNIAKGVSHQQYVLTSANRLADFLSNVQSQMSMEAQGQGQGKPSPGKGQGKGMQLPDIIKKQDGLGEKMKEGMKPGDKPGDKPGDKPGEGKQQGKEGKGQSGEGNQEGENGSEGNAGKVLEILKEQRQLRDALQKALEKEGMSNQGMNALNQMKEIEKQLINKGFKNETLQKMLNLKHELLKLENAIQQQGEDTKRQSKANEKNYNGSSTPLSKEVKEYLNSVEILNRQSLPLQPNFNQKVQNYFKSND, encoded by the coding sequence TTGGAAGCAAAAGGCATCATTTTCGATAAACTCGAAGCGTTTATTAAAAAGTTTTACACCAACGAACTGATAAAAGGGGTTATTCTTTTCATCGGATTAGGCTTGTTGTATTTTATTTTTACCTTATTGATCGAATACTTTTTGTGGTTATCCACATCCGGAAGAACCATTTTGTTCTGGTTGTTTGTTGGTGTTGAATCGTTTTTATTGTTTCGATTCATTGCTTTTCCGCTGTTTAAATTATTTAAATTACAACAAGGAATCAATTACGAACAAGCCTCCCGAATCATTGGAAATCACTTTTCAGAAGTACAAGATAAATTGTTGAACTTTCTACAATTAGCGAATCAAAACCAAAATTCTGAATTATTAGCAGCGTCTATCGAACAAAAAGCAGCTTCTTTGCAACCCATTCCTTTTTCAAACGCGGTGAATTTTGCTAAAAATAAAAAGTTATTACCTTATGCAATTCTACCTATTTTATTATTGATTTTGTTTTTCGTGACTGGAAATTCTGCTGTGATTTCCAATAGTTTTGATCGTGTTGTGCACTTTCAAACTAAATATGCTCCTCCTGCACCATTTGAATTTGTAGTATTGAATAAATCATTAACAGCACAACAGAATTCCGATTTTGTGTTACAAGTCAAAACTCAGGGAAAAGTGATGCCTGAAAATATTGCCATTCAAATTGGTGACGAAGAATATTTTTTACAAAGCACAAAACCTGGTGTTTTCGAATATACTTTTTCTAAATTGTCTAAAGATGTCGATTTTTCACTTCAAGCGAATGGTTTAAATTCAAAAGAGTATCAGATTAAAGTCGTGGATGTACCAACGATTGCCAACTTCGAAATGGTGTTACAATACCCTTCTTATTTAGGTAAAAAATCGGAAGTGATTCAAGGAACTGGCAACGCCGTTGTTCCAGAGGGAACTGTTGTCAATTGGAGAATTAACGCTTTAGCGACTGATAAAGTTAGTTTTAAAACGAACAATCAAGTGAGTGTTTTTGCATCTAAAGAGAATAATTTTTCACTTTCAAGAAGAATTATGGACAATTTGAGTTACGAAGTAATTACATCGAATAGAAACATTAATGAGTTTGAAAAATTGTCGTATCAAATCGCAACTATTAAAGATCAATTTCCTACAATTTCTGTTCAAATTGCCCCAGATTCATTAAAGTTAAAATCCAAAATGATGATTGGTCAAGTTGCCGATGATCATGGTTTATCGAAGTTACAAGTTATTTTTTATCCAAAAGGAAATCCTTCTGCAATACGAAAAGCGAATTTAGCAATCAATAAGCAAGCGGTGGATCAGTTTATTTATTCGTTTCCTAATGGTTTATCGATTGAAGAAGGTGTAAATTATGAATATTACTTTGAAGTGTTTGATAATGATTTAGTTAACAACTATAAAAGCACAAAATCTTCTGTTTTTCTTCATTATGAATTGACTGAAGATCAAAAAGAAGACAAACAGCTGCAAGAGCAGAATGAAAATATTAATAGTTTAGAAAAATCGCTTCAAAATCAAGAAAAACAAATTTCTGAATTGGATAAATTACAAAAAATAAATAAAGAAAAATCTACTTTAGATTTCAAAGACCAAAAGAAAGTAGAAGATTTTATCAATCGTCAAAAACAACAAGACGAAATGATGAAAGAATTTACAAAAAAGTTATCTGAGAATTTAGAAGAGTTCAATCCAAAATCACTAGATAAGGAAAAAGAAGAATTGCTAAGAAGATTAGAAGAAGCTGAAAAGCAATCTGAAAAAAACGAAAAGTTGTTAAAGGAATTGGAAGAACTTTCCAAGAAACTAGAAAAGGAAGAACTTTTTGATAAAGCGGATAAATTGAAACAAAATGCAAAAAATCAAAAGCAGAATTTAGAACAGCTAGTTGAGTTAACTAAACGTTTTTATGTTGAAAAAAAAGCAGAACAAATCGCAGATAAATTAGATAAGCTTTCGGAAAAACAAGATAAACTTTCTGAAGATGCTAAAGAAAACACAAAAAAAAACCAGGATGAAATCAATAAAGAATTTGAGGACATTCAAAAGGAACTTCAAGAATTAGACAAAGAAAATCAAGATTTAAAAGCTCCTATGGACATTCCTAATGACAAAAACGAACAGGAAGATGTTAAAGAAGATTTAGAGAAAGCCACAGATGAATTGCAAAAACAAAACCAACAGAAAGCCAAACCTAAGCAAAAATCCGCTGCTTCAAAAATGAAACAAATGGGTAAAAAGATGGCTGCTTCTATGGCTGCTGGTGAAATGGATCAAATGCAAGAAGACGCAAAAGTACTTCGTCAAATTTTAGATAATTTATTGGCTTTTTCATTTGACGAAGAAAAATTAATTAAAACTACTAATGCTACTCAAACTCGTTCTTTGGAGTTGAACAAAGTGCTAAAAAAACAACAAGATTTGAAGTTACAGTTCAAACATGTAGATGACAGTTTGTTTGCAGTTTCCTTGCGAAATCCTAAAATATCAGAAACTATTTTAAAAGAAATAGGTGAGATCCACTATAATTTAGATAAGAGTTTAGAAACATTAGCTGATAACAACATTGCGAAAGGAGTTTCACACCAACAATATGTTTTAACTTCTGCTAACCGTCTAGCTGATTTTTTGAGCAATGTGCAAAGCCAAATGAGTATGGAAGCACAAGGACAAGGTCAAGGAAAACCATCGCCAGGAAAAGGTCAAGGGAAAGGAATGCAATTGCCAGATATTATAAAAAAACAAGATGGTTTGGGTGAGAAAATGAAAGAAGGCATGAAGCCTGGGGATAAGCCTGGAGACAAACCAGGTGACAAACCAGGTGAAGGAAAGCAACAAGGTAAAGAAGGTAAAGGTCAATCTGGTGAAGGAAATCAAGAAGGCGAAAATGGTTCGGAAGGTAATGCTGGAAAAGTTTTAGAAATTCTTAAAGAACAAAGACAATTACGTGATGCACTTCAAAAAGCCTTAGAAAAAGAAGGAATGTCTAATCAAGGTATGAATGCTTTAAATCAAATGAAAGAGATTGAAAAGCAACTAATCAACAAAGGTTTTAAAAACGAAACACTTCAAAAGATGTTAAATTTAAAACATGAACTTTTAAAATTAGAAAACGCTATTCAACAACAAGGTGAAGACACAAAGCGTCAGTCAAAAGCTAATGAAAAAAACTATAACGGTTCTTCTACTCCACTTTCTAAGGAAGTAAAAGAATATCTAAATAGTGTTGAAATATTAAATAGACAAAGCTTACCTTTGCAACCCAATTTTAACCAGAAGGTTCAAAACTATTTTAAAAGCAATGATTAG